The Sneathiella sp. P13V-1 genome includes a window with the following:
- a CDS encoding DUF2804 domain-containing protein, with product MGKFVRADGSVPYGHFQQEIGEINFEEFALRDPFRRKLPASEKERRFVHFHFMGFTSDRFIAGCSLSYTSVQKTVFFYLFDRETGKMIKNGCRIGQNDLCEISLNPDNGTSQISGNGMDVAFKIIPEINTRSLEVIIENGPTLSFDIQNKSAQPNTLRVCTPTGPNGWTYCQKIAGAEPTGTLQMDGVSYNLSSLNASAHYDFTAGFLRQDTFWNWACITGFDEGGNHIGLNLSNGVNETGHSENVLWINGEMIPLGQAEFSYNLDNLKENWKISTNDNRVNLNFACEGLYTAYATEGSAPCDFSQLFGIFSGEISLPNNKITLTAIPGFCERQYALWWS from the coding sequence ATGGGGAAATTTGTTCGTGCGGATGGTTCAGTGCCATATGGCCACTTTCAACAGGAAATTGGCGAGATTAATTTCGAAGAGTTTGCGCTGCGAGATCCTTTTCGTCGCAAGCTCCCCGCTTCTGAAAAAGAAAGACGTTTCGTCCACTTCCATTTCATGGGATTTACCTCAGACCGTTTTATCGCAGGTTGTTCGCTCAGTTATACCTCCGTCCAGAAAACAGTCTTCTTCTATCTGTTCGATCGAGAAACAGGAAAAATGATCAAAAATGGATGCCGCATAGGACAGAATGACCTTTGCGAAATCTCCCTCAACCCGGATAATGGAACATCCCAAATTTCCGGAAATGGAATGGATGTAGCGTTTAAAATCATCCCCGAAATCAACACACGCAGCCTTGAGGTCATCATTGAAAACGGCCCAACCCTTTCTTTCGATATTCAAAACAAATCTGCGCAGCCAAACACCTTAAGAGTTTGCACGCCAACCGGGCCTAACGGCTGGACTTATTGCCAGAAAATAGCAGGCGCTGAGCCTACCGGCACCCTTCAAATGGATGGAGTTTCCTACAATCTGTCATCTTTGAACGCATCAGCGCACTATGATTTTACCGCTGGGTTTCTGCGTCAGGATACATTTTGGAATTGGGCCTGCATCACCGGTTTTGATGAAGGGGGAAACCATATCGGTTTGAACCTTTCAAACGGCGTTAACGAAACCGGGCACTCTGAAAATGTACTTTGGATAAATGGGGAAATGATCCCATTGGGACAGGCAGAGTTTTCCTACAATTTAGACAATCTGAAAGAAAACTGGAAAATTTCAACAAATGACAATCGGGTAAATCTTAACTTTGCCTGTGAGGGGCTGTATACTGCCTATGCTACGGAAGGAAGCGCACCTTGCGATTTCAGTCAGCTTTTCGGTATTTTTAGCGGCGAAATAAGCCTTCCAAACAACAAAATTACACTCACAGCCATACCCGGCTTTTGTGAACGCCAATACGCATTGTGGTGGTCATAA